CCCTCAGGCTAAACTGCACATCCGCGCTGATGAGGAAGAACATGCTACCTTGCGGCTGGAGGCTACCGGTAGCAATAAACACTCGCGACTTTACTTTTCTGATGATATTTACCTCACGGCATCACCACAAAACAACCTGAGCTTCACCCTGCCCGAAAACAACAATTTGATTTTCGAAAACGGTAAGGTTGGCATTGGCACAAACGATCCTCAGGCAAGACTACAGGTTGTGGGTAGTATGATTGCAGGAGGGAATAATATTGCCAGTGGCGCCAATGCTATCGCTATCGGGACAAACACAACTGCTTCCGGATATTCATCATTTGCTTCTGGTAATCTTTCTATAGCTTCTGGGGAAGTATCAACAGCAATAGGAGGAAATGTAACTTCTAGTGCTCCATCTGCTATAACAATCGGGCGGTTCCTGAACGCTTCTGGATCAAGGTCAATGGTGTTAGGAAGTGGTAAAGACAATACTTTACGTCTTACAAATGGGATTCCTCATACATTAATGATAGGCTTCAGTAGCGATAAGCCAACCATTTTTGTAAGTGAAACCCCCTATGGTTACCAAACCGGCAAAATCGGCATTGGCAACGTAACCGACCCACAGGCTAAACTGCATATCCGCGCTGATGAGAATGAGCATGCCACTTTGCGGCTGGAAGCTACGGGGAGCGATAAACACTCAAGCATCGCTTTTTCCGGCGAACATTTCATCATCGCCAAAGAGAACGACCACCTCAGCTTCAATACAAGCCAGGACAAAACTTTTCTCTTTCACAACGGCGATATCTTTATCGAAGACATCACCAAAGGCATCATCATGAAATCGCCCAACGGCCAGTGCTGGCGCGGGGTGTTGTCGGACAACGGGCAATTGGTCTTCAGCGTTGTTACCTGTCCGGATGGCTCCGCTAATGTTCCTGAACCTTCCATTGAGCCTGCCCTGCAAATGAAAATTTATCCCAATCCCACCGATGGAACCATCACCATTGAGGTTCCCGATGGCGTTAACAATGCCGACTGGTCGCTCAGGTCAACCGACGGCGCCCTGCTGATGCGCAACCGGATCACATCCGGCAAAACGGAAATCAGCCTGACGAACTTTGTTGCCGGCGTTTATGTGATAAGCATCGAACAAAACGGCCGCCTCATTGCAAGCGAAAAGGTGGTGAAACAGTGATCAATATTAACCAAAATAAATCCCTGAAGTCATGAAAAAATATTCAATGCTTTTGCTTGTTTTCGCAGTTTATGCATTACCTGCCTTTGCGCAGGATAACCTGAACACCACGCGAATCGGCGTGTGGCCTTATTCGTGGGGAAATACCTTAGCAATACACGAAGATCATCTTTTTTTGAGCTACGGACGGGTAATCCAGGTTTATGAATACGCCAACCCCCAACAACCAGAGCTTAAAGGCGAAATTTTTGTGGATGACAGGATCAATGTTTTAGCCTTTGCTGATGGAAAGGCTTATGCCGCTGGATATGCTGGTTTTTTCATCCTCGACGTCTCCAATCCCGAACAACCTGAAATTATCTCGCATCTCGATATTCCAGGTTTTGCCTACGGTGTGAGTCTCTATGCTAATTTCGTATACCTGGCAATGTATGATAATTACTTTGGTATCATTGATATCAGCGATGCAAATAATCCGGTTATGGTTGCTGTCCACCAAATGGAGCATCAGATGAATGACGTCGTTATGCTGGATGGTCTTGCATGGATAGCGGCAGGAACATCAGGCGTTATGGCTTATGATCTGGGTGATCCGACAACGCCTGAACTCGTTTACCATTATTCTACTTCTGGCAATATGCGAAGTCTGGCAATTGTTGACGATCTGCTCTATGCTTTTAACAAGGACCAGGGGCTAATGATTTTTGATATTGCTAAACTCCCGGCTTTCAATTTATTATCAACCACATACATTTACGGTTGGGGTACTGTAATCAATATTGAGAATGATGTTATTGCAGTTACACTTAGCTGGATAGGCTTCGCGCTTTATGACATCTCCAACCCCTCTGCACCTGACAGCCTTGGAACTTTTTATGCTGATGTGCCTAACAGACAGGTAATACTAAAGGATGGTTATGCCTATCATTGTCATGGTCCTGCTTTCAACATCATTGATATAACTGCTCCTTCTGAAATGACCCTGCTGTCAAGTATTGGCCTGTCAAGTCCAGCTAAGAACGCCAATTATTGGGATAACCACCTTTATGTTAGCGCACCAGCAGAGACCATCATGGTTTTGGATATTACCGACCCTCTAAATGTTGTAAAGGTTTCTGAGATCGAAAAATCAGAAACCTCTTACGAAATCTATGTTAAAGACGACCTGTTGTTTAACAGCCATTACTATGATATTATGGTTTATGATGTGACGCAACCTTCTGATCCGATTTTTCTTAACTCGTTTAATACAGCCGCAACTCCTGACAACATTTTAAAACATAACAACCTGCTTTTCGTAGGGCATTCCAACAACCTTGAGGTATTTGACATTTCAGACATCATGTTTCCACACCTGCTGGGGGTTTATCCTTATGGTTGGATAAATGAAATGATTGCTGAAGGAAACCTTCTGTACCTGGCGAGCACCTTGAGTGTTATAGTTCTTGACATTAGCGACCCGTTCAACATTAGTCAATTATCAAGTATCCAAAACTATGGTTCCACATCGCTGGACTTAAAAGGCTCGATGCTTTATGTAGTTTCCAGTGTTCATTATACCATTTCCGAAAAATCGTTGAATGTTTTCGATGTATCAGACCCCACCTCAATTTTCAGGGTAAAAAGCATGGAACTAAGCAGGGAATTTAACAACGTTTTTATCGAAGGGGATTATTTGTATGTCTATGAACGGAGTATTGGATTGCAGATATATGATATTCAGCAATTAACGCCGGTTCATTGTGGTTTTTACAGCAACCGGCTTTTAGAGTCAAAAACACCGTTTGTTAACGGGCTCATTTATGTACCTGTTATAGCAGGTATAGACATCGTACAAAACGACCTTCTTACTTCTGTCGAAAACATCTTTATCGAACGTGAAGACCGGTTAAACCTGTTCCCCAATCCGGCGGGTGATTTTATCAGCTTCATGCTGGAAGACCCCTACAATTCAGGCACATTCAGCTATGAAATCATCCAGATGAATGGCACGGGAATTAAATCGGGAAACCTTACAGCCGGGCAGCAACAGATTAGTTTGGATGGTCTGCCTTCCGGCGTTTATGTTCTTCACCTCTTACAATCTGGGGAAAAATCTAAAAGCGGCTTGTTCATTATTCAATAGCCAGTCATTTCAATGGACCAACCGGAGACGTTTGGAACTAGCTGATCAATAAATTTTTTTTCCTAAAAGGTTCAATCTTTTAGTAGTGGTCTTGTTCAGAAAGCGGTCAAAAGCCAAAGGAAAAATTTCCGCTTAGGTTGGAGCCTAAGCAGAAATAATGTTTCAGTAGTGGTTGTGCTACATCTGGTCTATTCAGGTAGGTTTGATCCTTAATTTCAATCTGACTATTACTATGCATGTAGAAAACAGCCTGCAGGAAAACAGGTTAGCCAATGTTTATAAAAAGGTTGACCAGATTCTTTATTGCAACTTCAATGAACTTCGATTGATTTGATTCGGGAAAATTTCGAAGATTTTTCCTTGCCCGAATTATCATAAAAAGTCAGATTGCCCTTGTAGTAGCCTGTTATTTTCTTGTTATCAGATGTGTTACAATCAGCTGTAATTGTGTATGTTGAGCCCGATTTTTCAATGGTTACTGTTCCACCGGTTATAAAAACGTAAGTTCCTGATCCGTTTGTCATATCGAAATCGATCAAAGCAATGCTGTAGTCAAATGTATTGGCATTGTATGTTTCATTTGCATCGAACGAATAGGTTCCCGGAACAAGGTCGGTGGATGATGACGAAAACATTTCCCAAAGAATCGCATGTCCCTGACCTGTTGGGTCTTCTCCATTATATTCGACCCCTGGTGATAAAAGTATGACATCAAAATTGTAGCTCGCGGGGTTTGTGTTTACCAGACCGTAAAACTCAATGATTCCTTTGTCCATGTCATATTCAAGACCATTATAAAGCAAGCTGCTACTCATTTCCAACGTAGTGAAATTTGCTTCGTTACCATAAGCAGTACCTTCACTATTTGTAGCGTAGGCCCGATAGTAATAGGTAGTTTGAGCAGTAAGCCCGGTAATTGTGTCATCAAAAGCACCGGTTATGTTGTTTTCATCCACTGAATAGAAGTTACTGAGTGTGGGATTGGGGCTGGTGTTCCAAACCAATCCTTTCGCGGTGATTACAGAACCACCATCGTTGGTTACGTTACCGTTGATGATAGCTGAGGAATGGGTAATGGCTGAGACGGCATCTGTTGTTACCGAAGGAGTAGTGTTTTTATCCTCATCATCTTTGCTGCAACCTGCAATTGTTGTCAAAATAATACCAATACCAAGTAAAATCTTAAAACTAATTTTTGTCATACATACGAATTTTTATTTCCTACTCTTAAGGCTTTTCGGTAACGCCCCCCAATTTGCCAACCGGGGAAGGCCGTTTTTTTAAGTGGGCGCTGGTCTCCACTTTACTATTGTTATGTATTTTCGCCATTGCTGTCAAATGTATCTTTCATCAACATTCGTTTTACAAATAATGATGCTTTTGCATAGGACAGAAGCTAAAATGCTTTACCTAATCTAATTGAAAAGGAAGGTGTTATGTCGTTTGTGTCATACCAGATTTGTGGTCCGGCATCCAGGCTAAACCGAAAATTCTTATTCGTGAGAACATTGACCCCAATTGGG
The DNA window shown above is from Bacteroidales bacterium and carries:
- a CDS encoding T9SS type A sorting domain-containing protein, translated to MKKYSMLLLVFAVYALPAFAQDNLNTTRIGVWPYSWGNTLAIHEDHLFLSYGRVIQVYEYANPQQPELKGEIFVDDRINVLAFADGKAYAAGYAGFFILDVSNPEQPEIISHLDIPGFAYGVSLYANFVYLAMYDNYFGIIDISDANNPVMVAVHQMEHQMNDVVMLDGLAWIAAGTSGVMAYDLGDPTTPELVYHYSTSGNMRSLAIVDDLLYAFNKDQGLMIFDIAKLPAFNLLSTTYIYGWGTVINIENDVIAVTLSWIGFALYDISNPSAPDSLGTFYADVPNRQVILKDGYAYHCHGPAFNIIDITAPSEMTLLSSIGLSSPAKNANYWDNHLYVSAPAETIMVLDITDPLNVVKVSEIEKSETSYEIYVKDDLLFNSHYYDIMVYDVTQPSDPIFLNSFNTAATPDNILKHNNLLFVGHSNNLEVFDISDIMFPHLLGVYPYGWINEMIAEGNLLYLASTLSVIVLDISDPFNISQLSSIQNYGSTSLDLKGSMLYVVSSVHYTISEKSLNVFDVSDPTSIFRVKSMELSREFNNVFIEGDYLYVYERSIGLQIYDIQQLTPVHCGFYSNRLLESKTPFVNGLIYVPVIAGIDIVQNDLLTSVENIFIEREDRLNLFPNPAGDFISFMLEDPYNSGTFSYEIIQMNGTGIKSGNLTAGQQQISLDGLPSGVYVLHLLQSGEKSKSGLFIIQ
- a CDS encoding T9SS type A sorting domain-containing protein, translating into PQAKLHIRADEEEHATLRLEATGSNKHSRLYFSDDIYLTASPQNNLSFTLPENNNLIFENGKVGIGTNDPQARLQVVGSMIAGGNNIASGANAIAIGTNTTASGYSSFASGNLSIASGEVSTAIGGNVTSSAPSAITIGRFLNASGSRSMVLGSGKDNTLRLTNGIPHTLMIGFSSDKPTIFVSETPYGYQTGKIGIGNVTDPQAKLHIRADENEHATLRLEATGSDKHSSIAFSGEHFIIAKENDHLSFNTSQDKTFLFHNGDIFIEDITKGIIMKSPNGQCWRGVLSDNGQLVFSVVTCPDGSANVPEPSIEPALQMKIYPNPTDGTITIEVPDGVNNADWSLRSTDGALLMRNRITSGKTEISLTNFVAGVYVISIEQNGRLIASEKVVKQ